In a single window of the Caulobacter soli genome:
- a CDS encoding ubiquinol-cytochrome C chaperone family protein — MFLDRLLKPRPAKAAGGKLYASAVAQARSPAFYARMGVHDSMEGRFELFTLHVALLLERLKAQGESAAEVSQETFNAYTRGLDDAFREIGVSDTAVGKKMKKLVGAAYGRLKAFDEAANALPDRSVLSAALARTAFEERGEGDVAALTDYVVAARDQLAAQPLETLLQGEAQWPKA; from the coding sequence ATGTTTCTGGACCGGCTGCTCAAACCCAGGCCCGCCAAGGCGGCGGGGGGCAAACTGTACGCCTCGGCGGTGGCTCAGGCCCGCTCGCCGGCGTTCTACGCTCGGATGGGCGTGCACGACTCGATGGAGGGACGGTTCGAGCTGTTCACCCTGCACGTGGCCCTGCTGCTGGAGCGGCTGAAAGCCCAGGGCGAGTCGGCCGCCGAGGTCTCGCAGGAGACCTTCAACGCCTATACGCGCGGCCTGGACGACGCCTTCCGCGAGATCGGCGTGTCCGACACCGCGGTCGGCAAGAAGATGAAGAAGCTGGTCGGCGCCGCCTATGGCCGCCTGAAGGCGTTCGACGAAGCGGCCAACGCCTTGCCCGACCGCTCGGTGCTGAGCGCCGCCCTGGCCCGCACGGCCTTCGAGGAGCGCGGCGAGGGCGACGTGGCGGCCCTGACGGACTATGTGGTCGCCGCGCGTGACCAACTGGCGGCGCAACCGCTCGAGACCCTGCTGCAAGGAGAGGCCCAATGGCCGAAGGCGTGA
- the thiL gene encoding thiamine-phosphate kinase: MSRSPNPSSRDRNPVSSTAPWTPSRVTPEADDDWFDEPTAEAPAVDDAWFDEAATPAAAPPVDEFGLIERLLRPLTRGDAAALSLLDDAAVLPSRPGYDLVITKDAMVAGVHFLAGEDLDVVAKRLLRTNLSDLAAKGAVPYGYFLAVGWPSGTTLTDRETFAQGLAEDGELYDVSLLGGDTVTTSGPMVVSATFLGWVPSGDAVLRKGARVGDRLMVSGTIGDGWLGLLAHWGEVEDPDGGLVRRYRLPPPRLAIRDALRAYARAAADVSDGLLADAAHVAKASGLRVKVDLDRLPLSPGARHWLGAQPEAGEARMSLASGGDDYEIVCAVDPTDVAAFQAAAMAAGVPVRDIGEFVEGEGICALFKGKDITPERLGWLHG, from the coding sequence ATGTCGAGATCGCCAAATCCTTCTTCGAGGGACCGGAATCCGGTTTCATCAACGGCGCCCTGGACGCCATCGCGCGTGACGCCAGAGGCTGACGACGACTGGTTCGACGAACCGACGGCGGAAGCGCCGGCGGTCGACGACGCGTGGTTCGACGAGGCCGCGACGCCCGCCGCGGCGCCGCCTGTCGACGAATTCGGCCTGATCGAGCGGCTGCTGCGGCCGCTGACCCGTGGCGACGCCGCGGCGCTCAGCCTGCTGGACGACGCGGCCGTGCTGCCCTCGCGTCCCGGCTACGACCTGGTGATCACCAAGGACGCCATGGTCGCCGGCGTGCACTTCCTGGCCGGCGAGGACCTGGACGTGGTGGCCAAGCGGCTGCTGCGCACCAATCTCTCCGACCTGGCCGCCAAGGGCGCGGTCCCTTACGGCTACTTCCTGGCCGTGGGCTGGCCCTCGGGCACGACGCTCACCGACCGCGAGACCTTCGCCCAAGGCCTGGCCGAGGACGGTGAGCTCTACGATGTCAGCCTGCTGGGCGGCGACACGGTCACCACCTCGGGTCCGATGGTGGTCTCGGCCACCTTCCTGGGCTGGGTGCCCAGCGGCGACGCCGTGCTGCGCAAGGGCGCGCGGGTCGGCGACCGGTTGATGGTGTCCGGCACGATCGGCGACGGCTGGCTGGGCCTGCTGGCCCACTGGGGCGAGGTCGAGGATCCCGACGGCGGCCTGGTGCGCCGCTATCGCCTGCCGCCGCCGCGCCTGGCCATCCGCGACGCCCTGCGCGCCTACGCCCGCGCCGCCGCCGACGTCTCCGACGGCCTGCTGGCCGACGCCGCCCACGTGGCCAAGGCCAGCGGCTTGCGGGTCAAGGTCGACCTGGACCGCCTGCCGCTGTCGCCCGGCGCCCGCCACTGGCTGGGCGCCCAGCCGGAAGCCGGCGAAGCACGGATGTCGCTGGCCTCGGGCGGCGATGACTACGAGATCGTCTGCGCCGTCGATCCCACCGACGTGGCCGCCTTCCAGGCCGCCGCCATGGCCGCCGGCGTGCCCGTGCGCGACATCGGCGAGTTCGTGGAAGGCGAGGGGATCTGCGCCCTGTTCAAGGGCAAGGACATCACCCCCGAACGCCTGGGCTGGCTGCACGGCTGA
- a CDS encoding 6,7-dimethyl-8-ribityllumazine synthase, protein MVEDKIRLLIVEARRYSGLSDALLQGAAQAIDAQGAEYDVITVSEAMQIPTAIALAEEAGHRPVGVRYDGYVALGVNIRGETYHSEIMANETARGLNDLSFGKRLAIGYGVLTVEEEDQAWSRARTSEGDRGGKAARECLEIVGLKRQLLGQAR, encoded by the coding sequence ATGGTGGAAGACAAGATTCGCCTGCTGATCGTGGAGGCCCGGCGCTATTCGGGGCTTTCCGACGCGTTGCTGCAAGGTGCGGCGCAGGCGATCGACGCCCAGGGCGCCGAGTACGACGTGATCACCGTGTCCGAGGCGATGCAGATCCCCACCGCCATCGCCCTGGCCGAGGAGGCTGGTCATCGGCCCGTCGGCGTGCGCTATGACGGCTATGTGGCGCTGGGCGTCAATATCCGGGGCGAGACCTATCATTCCGAGATCATGGCCAACGAGACCGCGCGCGGGCTCAACGACCTGTCGTTCGGCAAGCGCCTGGCCATCGGCTACGGCGTGCTGACCGTCGAGGAAGAGGACCAGGCCTGGAGCCGGGCCCGGACGTCGGAAGGCGACCGGGGCGGCAAGGCCGCGCGGGAATGTCTGGAGATCGTGGGTTTGAAGCGTCAACTGCTGGGACAAGCGCGATGA
- the nrdR gene encoding transcriptional regulator NrdR, with amino-acid sequence MRCPFCGHMESQVKDSRPSEDGAAIRRRRLCPECGGRFTTFERVQLRELTIVKRSGRRSPFDREKLVRSISIATRKRPVDPERVERMVNGIVRQLESQGETELPSSAVGEMVMKALKSLDDVAYVRYASVYRDFRETSDFAKFLGQEGLSDVAEDEL; translated from the coding sequence ATGCGCTGCCCGTTCTGTGGCCACATGGAAAGCCAGGTGAAGGACAGCCGCCCGTCGGAAGACGGAGCGGCTATCCGTCGCCGTCGTCTGTGCCCCGAGTGCGGCGGCCGATTCACCACCTTCGAGCGGGTGCAACTGCGCGAGCTGACCATCGTCAAGCGCTCGGGCCGCCGCTCGCCGTTCGATCGCGAGAAGCTGGTGCGTTCGATCTCGATCGCCACGCGCAAGCGCCCGGTCGATCCCGAGCGGGTCGAGCGGATGGTCAACGGCATCGTCCGTCAGCTGGAAAGCCAGGGCGAGACCGAACTGCCGTCCTCGGCGGTGGGTGAGATGGTGATGAAGGCGCTGAAGTCGCTCGATGACGTCGCCTACGTCCGTTACGCCTCGGTCTATCGCGATTTCCGGGAAACGAGCGATTTCGCAAAGTTTCTCGGGCAAGAAGGCTTGAGCGACGTCGCAGAAGACGAGCTATAG
- a CDS encoding sodium-translocating pyrophosphatase, with protein MSSWLYVAIGAGLLAVLYGAVQTASLMRASPGNAKMQEIAGAIQEGAQAYLNRQYTTIAIVGVVVIALLGFFFKSWEQPVGFALGAILSGAAGFAGMLISVRANVRTAQASSESLAAGLKMAFTSGAVTGMLVAGFALIGVAGYFALLLQTGHAGTDRVVVDSLVSLGFGASLISIFARLGGGIFTKGADVGGDLVGKVEAGIPEDDPRNAATIADNVGDNVGDCAGMAADLFETYAVTTVATMVLAAIFFRGTEAVSSMMLLPLAICAVCIVTSIIGSFAVRLGKKQNIMGALYQGLIVTGVLSIPAVYYVIHQLVPTAVTVGDRSFDANALFFCGLAGLAVTALIVVITEYYTGTNFRPVKSVAQASVSGHGTNVIQGLAMSLESTALPALTIIVGILVTYNLAGLFGIAIATTTMLSLAGFIVALDAFGPVTDNAGGIAEMAGLPPEVRVTTDALDAVGNTTKAVTKGYAIGSAGLGALVLFAAYTEDLKFFSAHAEAGSFFDGMGPVTFDLSNPYVVVGLLFGGLLPFLFGGMSMTAVGRAAESVVAEVRRQFRENPGIMTYETKPEYGKAVDILTKAAIREMIVPSLLPVVSPVVLFFVIKAIAGKVDAFASLGAMLMGVIVTGLFVAISMTSGGGAWDNAKKVIEEGFTDKDGVVHKKGGDTHKAAVTGDTVGDPYKDTSGPAVNPMIKITNIVALLLLAVLAHGI; from the coding sequence ATGAGTTCTTGGCTTTATGTGGCCATTGGGGCCGGGCTGCTGGCGGTGCTGTACGGCGCCGTGCAGACGGCGTCGTTGATGCGGGCCTCGCCCGGTAATGCGAAAATGCAAGAAATCGCCGGGGCGATCCAGGAGGGCGCCCAAGCCTATCTGAACCGCCAGTACACGACGATCGCGATCGTCGGCGTGGTGGTCATCGCCCTGCTGGGCTTCTTCTTCAAGTCGTGGGAACAGCCGGTCGGCTTCGCCCTGGGCGCGATCCTGTCGGGCGCGGCCGGCTTCGCGGGCATGCTGATCTCGGTCCGGGCCAATGTCCGCACCGCCCAGGCCTCGTCCGAGAGCCTGGCGGCGGGCCTGAAGATGGCCTTCACCTCCGGCGCCGTGACCGGCATGCTGGTGGCGGGCTTCGCCCTGATCGGCGTGGCCGGCTATTTCGCCCTCCTGCTGCAGACGGGACATGCCGGCACCGACCGCGTGGTGGTCGACTCGCTGGTCTCGCTGGGCTTCGGCGCCAGCCTGATCTCGATCTTCGCCCGTCTGGGCGGCGGCATCTTCACCAAGGGCGCCGACGTGGGCGGCGATCTGGTGGGCAAGGTCGAAGCCGGCATTCCGGAAGATGACCCCCGCAACGCCGCGACCATCGCCGACAACGTGGGCGACAATGTCGGCGACTGCGCCGGCATGGCCGCCGACCTGTTCGAGACCTATGCGGTGACCACGGTCGCCACCATGGTGCTGGCGGCGATCTTCTTCCGCGGGACCGAGGCGGTGTCGTCGATGATGCTGCTGCCGCTGGCCATCTGCGCGGTCTGCATCGTCACCTCGATCATCGGCTCGTTCGCCGTGCGTCTGGGCAAGAAGCAGAACATCATGGGCGCCCTCTATCAGGGCCTGATCGTGACGGGCGTGCTGTCGATCCCGGCGGTCTATTATGTGATCCACCAACTGGTGCCGACCGCCGTCACCGTCGGCGACCGCAGCTTCGACGCCAACGCCCTGTTCTTCTGCGGCCTGGCCGGCCTGGCCGTCACCGCGCTGATCGTGGTGATCACCGAATACTACACCGGCACCAACTTCCGCCCGGTGAAGTCGGTGGCCCAGGCCTCCGTCTCGGGTCACGGCACCAACGTGATCCAGGGTCTGGCCATGTCGCTGGAATCCACGGCCCTGCCGGCCCTGACCATCATCGTCGGCATCCTGGTGACCTATAACCTGGCGGGCCTGTTCGGCATCGCCATCGCCACCACCACCATGCTGTCCCTGGCCGGCTTCATCGTCGCCCTGGACGCCTTCGGCCCCGTCACCGACAACGCCGGCGGCATCGCCGAAATGGCCGGCCTGCCGCCGGAAGTCCGCGTCACCACCGACGCCCTGGACGCCGTGGGCAACACCACCAAGGCCGTGACCAAGGGCTACGCCATCGGTTCGGCGGGCCTGGGCGCGCTGGTGCTGTTCGCCGCCTATACCGAGGACCTGAAGTTCTTCTCGGCCCACGCCGAGGCGGGCAGCTTCTTCGACGGCATGGGTCCGGTGACCTTTGACCTGTCCAACCCCTATGTCGTGGTCGGCCTGCTGTTCGGGGGGCTGCTGCCCTTCCTGTTCGGCGGCATGTCGATGACGGCCGTGGGCCGGGCGGCCGAGTCGGTCGTGGCCGAGGTGCGCCGCCAGTTCCGCGAGAACCCGGGCATCATGACCTACGAGACCAAGCCGGAATACGGCAAGGCCGTGGACATCCTGACCAAGGCGGCGATCCGCGAGATGATCGTGCCGTCCCTGCTGCCGGTGGTTTCGCCGGTGGTGCTGTTCTTCGTGATCAAGGCCATCGCCGGCAAGGTCGACGCGTTCGCCTCGCTCGGCGCCATGCTGATGGGCGTGATCGTCACCGGCCTGTTCGTCGCCATCTCGATGACCAGCGGCGGCGGCGCCTGGGACAACGCCAAGAAGGTGATCGAGGAAGGCTTCACCGACAAGGACGGCGTGGTCCACAAGAAGGGCGGCGACACCCACAAGGCCGCCGTCACGGGCGACACCGTCGGCGACCCCTACAAGGACACCTCGGGTCCCGCCGTGAACCCGATGATCAAGATCACCAACATCGTGGCCCTGCTGCTGCTGGCGGTGCTGGCCCACGGGATCTGA
- a CDS encoding response regulator, translated as MSAPDLRPLTVLIIDDNEPMREIIATVLKSLGIRKIFVASDGVQALKIVTEREIDIIFTDLMMQPVDGLAFVRWVRTSPASSNPYTPIIMITGHATRASLDEARMAGVTEFLAKPLTARGVLHRVNEVINNPRDFVRTAAYFGPCRRRKINHDYIGEERRGAAAKDSLPPFTDAYGQADPEPVLNPEDVY; from the coding sequence TTGAGCGCGCCCGATCTGCGTCCTTTGACGGTGCTCATCATCGACGACAACGAACCGATGCGCGAGATCATCGCCACGGTCCTGAAGTCGCTGGGCATCCGTAAGATCTTCGTGGCCAGTGACGGCGTCCAGGCGCTGAAGATCGTCACCGAGCGCGAAATCGACATCATCTTCACCGACCTGATGATGCAGCCGGTCGACGGCCTGGCCTTCGTGCGCTGGGTGCGCACCTCGCCGGCCAGCAGCAACCCGTACACGCCGATCATCATGATCACCGGCCACGCCACCCGCGCCAGCCTGGACGAGGCCCGCATGGCCGGGGTCACCGAGTTCCTGGCCAAGCCGCTCACCGCGCGCGGCGTGCTGCACCGGGTCAACGAGGTGATCAACAATCCGCGCGACTTCGTTCGGACCGCCGCCTATTTCGGCCCCTGTCGCCGACGCAAGATCAACCACGACTATATCGGCGAGGAACGGCGCGGCGCCGCCGCCAAGGACAGCCTGCCGCCCTTCACCGACGCCTATGGCCAGGCCGATCCCGAGCCGGTGCTCAATCCGGAAGACGTGTACTGA
- a CDS encoding outer membrane protein assembly factor BamE, which produces MSRPAVLAAAVIGLAAVAGGCTPLTSYSGFQAIEAKPTDMKIGEDTKSTVTEKLGSPSATSTFDANAWYYISQTTDRVAFYRPRVIKRDVVAIKFNKDDEKVASVDTYTLKDGKVIAYNGHETPTRGREMTILEQLLGNVGRGGMLPNDDQDVPGNRPQDRR; this is translated from the coding sequence ATGTCTCGTCCCGCCGTTCTCGCCGCCGCTGTCATCGGCCTCGCCGCCGTCGCCGGGGGCTGTACGCCGCTCACGAGCTATTCGGGCTTCCAGGCCATCGAGGCCAAGCCGACCGACATGAAGATCGGCGAGGACACCAAGTCGACCGTCACCGAGAAGCTGGGCTCGCCCTCGGCCACGTCGACCTTCGACGCCAACGCCTGGTACTACATCTCGCAGACCACCGACCGCGTCGCCTTCTATCGGCCCCGCGTGATCAAGCGCGACGTCGTGGCGATCAAGTTCAACAAGGACGACGAGAAGGTCGCCTCGGTCGACACCTACACGCTGAAGGACGGCAAGGTCATCGCCTATAACGGCCATGAGACCCCGACCCGCGGCCGCGAGATGACCATCCTCGAACAGCTGCTGGGCAACGTCGGCCGTGGCGGCATGCTGCCCAACGACGACCAGGACGTTCCGGGCAACCGCCCGCAGGACCGCCGCTAG
- a CDS encoding acetamidase/formamidase family protein: MKSAFGAVAASFVLSSTAWAAEPWTGAWPTFVKFANGASAATLVLSEENGAISGTSGPLDENGYWPLVVKGRSTVAGATLNFLRRDKPVGTVVLTRNAGGFMGTGALYGVAVRMTGTSAAAPKPAVRREFTPQTYSTRFDGQIPPVLHLSPGDAVKTSTLDNEGRDRTLAWRGMPGNTLTGPFYVDGAMPGDTLVVRLDSVTLNRDVAHMASSRLNGKAVQAGHVQTPVPGWNRDWTLDRDKGAARPASASGRLAGLALPLAPMVGSIGVAPPSNQGLAAGDLGFHGGNLDYRRLTAGVTLYFPVYQAGALLSLGDGHALQGDGEITGQGLETSLDVTFTVDLIKGRNLGQVWSEDSEFVMVSGIDNSLDDSLKMATSGLARWLAERYGLNDSEIAALLGATVEYDIAEVVDPRPHVVAKISKKTLAMLGEPRP; the protein is encoded by the coding sequence ATGAAGTCAGCCTTTGGCGCCGTCGCCGCGAGCTTCGTCCTGTCTTCGACGGCGTGGGCCGCCGAGCCCTGGACGGGCGCCTGGCCGACCTTCGTGAAATTCGCCAACGGCGCCAGCGCGGCCACCTTGGTCCTTTCGGAGGAGAACGGCGCGATCAGCGGAACTTCAGGACCGCTGGACGAGAACGGATACTGGCCGCTGGTCGTCAAAGGTCGGTCGACCGTCGCCGGCGCGACGCTGAACTTCCTGCGTCGCGACAAGCCGGTCGGAACCGTGGTCCTGACCCGCAACGCCGGCGGCTTCATGGGGACGGGCGCGCTGTATGGCGTGGCGGTGCGCATGACCGGGACCTCCGCCGCCGCGCCCAAGCCGGCTGTCCGGCGCGAGTTCACGCCCCAGACCTATTCGACCCGTTTCGATGGTCAAATTCCGCCCGTGCTGCATCTGTCGCCGGGCGATGCGGTGAAGACCTCGACGCTGGACAACGAGGGACGCGACCGGACGCTGGCGTGGCGGGGCATGCCGGGCAACACCCTGACCGGGCCCTTCTATGTCGACGGAGCCATGCCCGGCGACACCCTGGTGGTCCGTCTCGACAGCGTCACGCTCAACCGCGATGTCGCCCACATGGCTTCGAGCCGCCTGAACGGGAAGGCCGTGCAGGCCGGCCACGTCCAGACGCCGGTCCCAGGCTGGAACCGGGATTGGACGCTGGACCGCGACAAGGGCGCCGCGCGGCCCGCTTCGGCCAGCGGTCGGCTGGCCGGCCTCGCCCTGCCCCTGGCGCCGATGGTCGGTTCGATCGGCGTCGCGCCGCCCAGCAACCAGGGCCTGGCCGCCGGCGACCTGGGCTTTCACGGCGGCAATCTCGACTACAGGCGGCTGACCGCCGGCGTGACGCTGTACTTCCCGGTTTATCAGGCTGGAGCCCTGCTCTCGCTCGGCGACGGCCACGCCTTGCAGGGCGACGGCGAGATCACCGGCCAGGGGCTGGAGACTTCGCTCGACGTGACCTTCACGGTCGACCTGATCAAGGGTCGCAATCTGGGCCAGGTCTGGAGCGAGGATTCCGAGTTCGTCATGGTGTCGGGGATCGACAACTCGCTGGACGACTCTCTGAAAATGGCGACCAGCGGCTTGGCGCGATGGCTGGCCGAGCGCTACGGCCTCAACGATTCCGAGATCGCCGCCCTGCTCGGCGCGACCGTGGAATACGACATCGCCGAAGTGGTCGACCCCCGCCCCCACGTCGTGGCCAAGATCAGCAAGAAGACCCTGGCCATGCTGGGCGAGCCCAGGCCGTGA
- the glyA gene encoding serine hydroxymethyltransferase, with product MTAPANNITADKSAFFGADLAAADRDIFDRIGLELTRQQNQIELIASENIVSRAVLEAQGSILTNKYAEGYPGKRYYGGCEYVDEIETIAIERAKALFGAGFANVQPHSGSQANQSVFMALLQPGDTFLGMDLAAGGHLTHGSPANQSGKWFKPVSYTVRQQDQLIDYDAVEEVAKANKPKLIIAGGSAYSRHIDFARFRQIADEVGAYLMVDMAHFAGLVAGGVFPSPIPHAHVVTTTTHKTLRGPRGGMVLTNDEAIIKKVNSAVFPGLQGGPLEHVIAAKAVAFGEALQPAFKAYAQQVIDNARALSEALQTQGVNIVSGGTDSHLMLVDLRPKGVTGRDAEHSLERAHMTCNKNGVPFDTAPFTVTSGIRLGTPAGTTRGFGTAEFTRVGQLIGEVVNGLATNGVDGNAEVEAKVREEVLALTARFPIYN from the coding sequence ATGACCGCACCGGCCAACAATATCACCGCCGACAAGAGCGCCTTCTTCGGCGCCGACCTGGCCGCGGCCGACCGTGACATCTTCGATCGCATCGGCCTGGAGCTGACCCGCCAGCAGAACCAGATCGAGCTGATCGCCTCGGAAAACATCGTCTCGCGCGCCGTGTTGGAGGCCCAGGGCTCGATCCTGACCAACAAGTATGCCGAGGGTTATCCGGGCAAGCGCTACTACGGCGGCTGCGAGTATGTGGACGAGATCGAGACCATCGCCATCGAGCGGGCCAAGGCCCTGTTTGGCGCCGGCTTCGCCAACGTCCAGCCGCACTCGGGCTCGCAGGCCAACCAGTCGGTGTTCATGGCGCTGCTGCAGCCGGGCGACACCTTCCTGGGCATGGACCTGGCTGCCGGCGGTCACCTGACCCACGGCAGCCCGGCCAACCAGTCGGGCAAGTGGTTCAAGCCGGTGTCCTACACCGTGCGCCAGCAGGACCAGCTGATCGACTACGACGCCGTCGAAGAGGTGGCCAAGGCCAACAAGCCCAAGCTGATCATCGCTGGCGGCAGCGCCTACAGCCGTCACATCGACTTCGCCCGCTTCCGCCAGATCGCCGATGAAGTCGGCGCGTACCTGATGGTCGACATGGCCCACTTCGCGGGCCTGGTGGCCGGCGGCGTGTTCCCCAGCCCCATTCCGCACGCCCACGTGGTCACCACCACCACCCACAAGACCCTGCGCGGTCCGCGCGGCGGCATGGTGCTGACCAATGACGAGGCCATCATCAAGAAGGTCAATTCGGCGGTGTTCCCTGGCCTGCAGGGCGGCCCACTGGAGCACGTCATCGCCGCCAAGGCCGTGGCCTTCGGCGAAGCGCTGCAGCCGGCCTTCAAGGCCTATGCTCAACAGGTGATCGATAACGCCCGGGCGTTGTCCGAGGCGCTGCAGACCCAGGGCGTCAACATCGTCTCGGGCGGCACCGACAGCCACCTGATGCTGGTCGACCTGCGGCCCAAGGGCGTGACCGGCCGCGACGCCGAGCACAGCCTCGAGCGCGCCCACATGACCTGCAACAAGAACGGCGTGCCGTTCGACACCGCGCCGTTCACCGTGACCTCGGGCATTCGCCTGGGCACGCCGGCCGGCACCACCCGCGGGTTCGGCACGGCCGAGTTCACGCGCGTCGGCCAGCTGATCGGCGAGGTCGTCAACGGCCTGGCCACCAACGGCGTCGACGGCAACGCCGAGGTCGAGGCCAAGGTGCGCGAGGAAGTCCTGGCCTTGACGGCCCGGTTCCCGATCTACAACTAA
- a CDS encoding MucR family transcriptional regulator produces the protein MAMAYGEAETNDDDVDILGLSAGIVAAYVAQNTVARTAIPELIRSVHGALSALGSSQAEQPTERNKPAVPVSRSVQRDYIVCLEDGKRLKMLKRYLRTHYDMSPEEYRRKWSLPGDYPMVAPAYAERRSDFAKSIGLGKGKMRGR, from the coding sequence ATGGCGATGGCGTACGGCGAGGCGGAAACCAACGACGACGACGTCGATATCCTGGGTCTCAGCGCCGGAATCGTGGCTGCCTATGTGGCTCAGAACACGGTGGCGCGCACGGCGATCCCCGAACTCATCCGGTCCGTCCACGGGGCGCTTTCCGCGCTGGGATCCTCGCAGGCCGAGCAACCCACTGAACGCAACAAGCCCGCCGTGCCGGTCTCGCGCTCGGTGCAGCGCGACTACATCGTCTGCCTGGAAGACGGCAAACGCCTGAAGATGCTCAAGCGCTACCTGCGCACCCACTACGACATGAGCCCCGAGGAATACCGCCGCAAGTGGTCGCTGCCCGGAGACTATCCGATGGTGGCTCCGGCCTATGCCGAGCGCCGCTCGGACTTCGCCAAGTCGATCGGACTGGGCAAGGGGAAGATGCGGGGGCGGTAG
- a CDS encoding YceD family protein, with the protein MAEGVINPWPYSVTLGRMGRSGLDLRFEPNAAERADIAKTLNLVSLESLDAEVFLRPWLDGAEISGLIRARVVQLCGVSAEEFEEPIESRFSVRVLPADSENSSPDENGDLALDPEGDDPPDVLEGETIDVSGYVIEHLALELDPFPRKPGAVFQPPVEPVDLSPFAALKKLKSDPDTGGEGG; encoded by the coding sequence ATGGCCGAAGGCGTGATCAATCCCTGGCCTTACAGCGTCACCCTGGGCCGGATGGGCCGTAGCGGCCTAGATCTGCGCTTCGAGCCGAACGCCGCCGAGCGCGCGGACATCGCCAAGACCCTGAACCTGGTGTCCCTGGAATCTCTGGACGCCGAGGTGTTCCTGCGTCCCTGGCTGGACGGCGCCGAGATCTCGGGCCTGATCCGCGCTCGCGTCGTCCAACTGTGCGGCGTTTCGGCCGAGGAGTTCGAGGAGCCGATCGAATCGCGGTTCTCGGTCCGCGTCCTGCCGGCCGACAGCGAGAACAGTTCGCCCGACGAGAACGGCGACCTGGCGCTCGATCCCGAGGGCGACGATCCGCCGGACGTGCTGGAGGGCGAGACCATCGACGTCTCCGGCTATGTGATCGAGCACCTGGCCCTGGAGCTGGATCCGTTCCCCCGCAAGCCGGGCGCGGTTTTCCAGCCTCCGGTCGAACCGGTGGACCTTTCGCCCTTCGCCGCGTTG
- the nusB gene encoding transcription antitermination factor NusB: protein MSRGDRIQPRSVARLAAVQALYQMEVSGVGVDAVVREFSEHRFDRDVDGPDTDRLAQADETFFAELAKGVVGHQAAVDQAIVKRLASGWKLERLDATARAVLRAGAYELMHRPDVPKEVVIDEYVEIAKSFFEGPESGFINGALDAIARDARG, encoded by the coding sequence ATGAGCCGGGGCGATCGCATCCAGCCGCGCTCGGTGGCCCGCCTGGCCGCCGTCCAGGCCCTGTACCAGATGGAAGTGTCCGGCGTCGGCGTCGACGCGGTGGTCCGCGAATTCTCCGAGCATCGCTTCGACCGTGATGTCGATGGTCCGGACACCGACCGCCTGGCCCAGGCCGACGAGACCTTCTTCGCCGAACTGGCCAAGGGCGTCGTGGGCCACCAGGCCGCCGTCGATCAGGCCATCGTCAAGCGCCTGGCCTCGGGCTGGAAGCTGGAGCGCCTGGACGCCACGGCCCGCGCCGTGCTGCGCGCGGGGGCCTATGAGCTGATGCATCGCCCCGATGTGCCCAAAGAGGTCGTGATCGACGAATATGTCGAGATCGCCAAATCCTTCTTCGAGGGACCGGAATCCGGTTTCATCAACGGCGCCCTGGACGCCATCGCGCGTGACGCCAGAGGCTGA